The sequence below is a genomic window from Actinokineospora baliensis.
GAGAGGCTACGCCTGTGAGTTGACCCGGTGGGGGGACCACAGGACGACGCGGGAACAGGGTCGCGACGGCCACTCTTAGGGCAAGACGCGGGGGACGCGCTGCGGGGGCAGGGCGCACACAGCATTCGCTAGAAGGAGAACACCATGATCGAGGCAGTCGGCCTCACCAAGAGTTACGGCAAGACGCTCGCCGTCGACAACCTGTCGTTCTCGGTCCCGACCGGGCGGGTCACCGGCTTCCTCGGTCCCAACGGCGCGGGCAAGTCGACCACGATGCGGATGATCCTCGGCCTGGACGCCCCGACCGGGGGTTCGGCGCTCATCGACGGCAAGCGCTACCGCGACCTGCACCAGCCGCTGCGCACCGTCGGCGCCCTGCTGGACGCGAAGTGGGTGCACCCCAACCGGTCCGCCCGCGCGCACCTGCAGTGGCTGGCCCGGTCGAACCAGTTGCCCGCCAAGCGGGTGGACGAGGTCCTGGAGCTCGTGGGCCTCACCGCCGTCGCGGGCAAGCGCGCTGGCGGGTTCTCCTTGGGCATGTCCCAGCGGCTCGGCATCGCCGCCGCGCTGCTGGGCGACCCGCAGGTGCTGCTGTTCGACGAACCGGTCAACGGCCTGGACCCCGAGGGCATCCTCTGGATCCGCAAGTTCATGCACCGGCTCGCCGAGGAGGGCCGCACGGTCTTCGTCTCCAGCCACCTGCTCTCGGAGATGGCGCTCACCGCGCAGGAACTGGTGGTGATCGGCCGCGGCAAGCTGATCTCGCAGAGCTCCACAGAGGACTTCGTCGCGCAGGCGACCGAGAACACCGTGCGGGTGCGCGGTCCGCAGCTCGGCGCGCTGCGCTCGGCGCTGGGCAAGGCGGGGGTGTCCATCCGGGACGAGGGCGAGAGCCTGGTCGTGTCCGGGATGGACTGCGCCGACATCGGTGAGCTGGCCGCGCGGACGCAGACCGTGCTGCACGAGCTCAGCCCGCAGCGCGGTTCGCTCGAAGAGGCGTTCATGCAGCTGACCGGCGATTCCGTCGAGTACCACACCGAGATCGCCGACGGTCCCACCCCGGCGACCCTCGTGCCCGCGGGGAAGTGACGACATGACCCTGCTCGCTGTCGAACGGATCAAGCTGTTCACCACCCGCTCGCCGTGGTGGTGCACCCTCATCGCCCTGGTGCTGACCATCGGCTTCGGCGCGCTGATGGCGGGCACCTCCGAGGACAACATCGCGCCGCTGACCATCGCCGCCACCCAGTTCGGCTACACCTTCGGGCTGGTCGTGGTGATGGTGATGGCCGCGCTGGCGATCACCACCGAGTACCGCTTCTCCACCATCCGGGCCACCTTCCTCGCCGTGCCCAACCGGCCGTCCGCGCTGGTGGCCAAGGCGACCGTGGTCGCCGTGCTGGCCGTGGTCATCGGTGAGATCGCCGCGTTCGGCTCGTGGGGGATCGCGGGCCTGATCAAGCCGGACGTCGACCTGGCGATCAACACCGCTTACGAGTGGCGCGCGGTCGCGGGCGTAGGCCTGGTCTACGGCATCTCCGCGGTCGTCGCGGTCGCCGTCGGCGTGCTGCTGCGGCACTCCGCGGGCGCCATCGCGGTGCTGCTGATCTGGAACCAGCTGGTCGAGCCGCTGGTGCAGCTCATCCCCAAGGTCGGCGACGACATCCACAAGTGGATGCCGTTCAACGTGGCCAACAAGCTGATCACCGGCAACCCGGACCCGACCGCCCGCGACATCATGCAGGGCCCGCCGCCCTCGGACGCGGTGCTCGGCCCGTGGCCCGCGCTGGCCGCTTTCGCCGCCTTCGCCGTGGTGCTCTTCGGCATCGCGCTGGTGGTCGCCAACCGGAGGGACGCCTGATGACCACCCTGCTCGCGACCGAGCGGATCAAGCTGTTCACCACCCGCTCCCCTTGGTGGTCCGCGGTGCTGGCGCTCGGCCTCACCATGGGCTTCGCCGGGCTGGTCGCGCTCAACCACAGCGGCGGGCCGCTGAGCGTGGAGCACAGCCAGTTCGGCATGCAGTTCGGCCTGATGGTCATCACCGTGATGGCGGCGCTGGCGATCACCACCGAGTACCGCTTCGCCACCATCCGGGCCACGTTCCAGGCGGTGCCCAACCGCACCGCCGCGCTGCTGGCCAAGACCACCGTCGTCGCCGCGCTGGCCGCGCTGCTCGGCGAGGTGGCCGCGTTCGGTTCCTGGGCCACCGTCAAGGTCATCGACGGCGGCGGGCCGGAGCTGTCGATCACGACCGGCGCCGACTGGCGGATGGTCGCCGGGGTCGGCCTGGTGTTCGCCATCACCGCGGTCATCGCGATCGCGGTCGGCACGCTGGTCCACCAGTCGGCTGGCGCGATCTCGATCCTGCTGATCTGGCCGCTGCTGGTGGAGAACCTGGTGCAGCTGATCCCGCGGGTCGGCGACGACATCCACGACTGGATGCCGTTCACCGTGGCGAACCGGTTCCTCAACGGCCCCGGTCCGGACGCGCCGCTGAGCGCGTGGGGCTCGCTGATCTACTTCGCGGCCGTTGGCGGCGTGCTGCTGCTGATCGCCATCGCCGCAGCGAACAAGCGCGACGCCTAACGCGAACCGCTGACATAGAGGTCCGCCGGTCATTCGGGGAGCGGCGGACA
It includes:
- a CDS encoding ABC transporter ATP-binding protein; translated protein: MIEAVGLTKSYGKTLAVDNLSFSVPTGRVTGFLGPNGAGKSTTMRMILGLDAPTGGSALIDGKRYRDLHQPLRTVGALLDAKWVHPNRSARAHLQWLARSNQLPAKRVDEVLELVGLTAVAGKRAGGFSLGMSQRLGIAAALLGDPQVLLFDEPVNGLDPEGILWIRKFMHRLAEEGRTVFVSSHLLSEMALTAQELVVIGRGKLISQSSTEDFVAQATENTVRVRGPQLGALRSALGKAGVSIRDEGESLVVSGMDCADIGELAARTQTVLHELSPQRGSLEEAFMQLTGDSVEYHTEIADGPTPATLVPAGK